The Geobacter sp. AOG2 genome includes a window with the following:
- a CDS encoding succinate dehydrogenase cytochrome b subunit yields the protein MQLSSSSIGRKILMAVTGQLMILFVLVHLIGNTTIFGWLHGGINAYAEHLHALPPLVWAFRLFMLAAVSIHIWYGIQLTIENRGGRPQQYAVKATQKATFASENMIWSGLLILAFIVYHLLHFTMKVIPGMALVTDAEGTVNVYTMVVSSFQSFFVFSIYAGAMVALFLHLSHGIQSSSQTIGCSNDRTLPVIVKASTLVALALLLGYVAIPLSIISGFLKG from the coding sequence ATGCAACTGTCATCCTCGTCTATCGGCAGAAAGATCCTGATGGCGGTCACAGGCCAGCTTATGATCCTGTTTGTCCTGGTCCATCTGATCGGCAACACGACTATCTTTGGGTGGCTTCATGGGGGCATCAACGCCTACGCCGAGCATCTCCACGCTTTGCCGCCGCTCGTGTGGGCATTTCGGCTCTTCATGCTGGCGGCCGTTTCCATTCACATCTGGTACGGCATTCAGTTGACCATCGAGAACCGCGGCGGCAGACCGCAGCAGTATGCCGTCAAGGCAACCCAGAAGGCCACCTTCGCCAGTGAGAACATGATCTGGAGCGGCCTCCTCATCCTTGCTTTCATTGTGTATCATCTGCTGCACTTCACTATGAAAGTGATTCCGGGCATGGCGCTGGTGACCGACGCCGAGGGTACGGTCAACGTATATACCATGGTGGTTTCCAGTTTCCAGAGCTTCTTTGTGTTCTCCATCTATGCAGGCGCAATGGTGGCCCTGTTCCTCCACCTCTCCCACGGTATCCAGAGTTCCTCGCAAACTATAGGCTGTAGTAATGATCGCACGCTACCAGTCATTGTAAAGGCGAGCACGCTGGTGGCTCTGGCCTTGCTGTTGGGGTACGTTGCCATCCCGTTGTCAATTATTTCTGGATTTCTGAAAGGTTAA